A genomic stretch from Dysgonomonadaceae bacterium PH5-43 includes:
- a CDS encoding tyrosine phenol-lyase (product_source=KO:K01668; cath_funfam=3.40.640.10; cog=COG3033; ko=KO:K01668; pfam=PF01212; superfamily=53383) produces MSKSNSANIKFYSGEDIPLELHKTRVVQKLHLVPIERRLEALHEGGFNTFRLTTKDVFLDMLTDSGTNAMSDMQLSAMMHADDAYAGSQSFERLQKAVEDVLRKKYLLPVHQGRAAENILNCAYVRKGSLIITNYHFTTFLAHVTQYGGRIEELLYPEAYNIQSTHPFKGNMNIEKLVEVIEKFTPKNIPFIRMEASTNLIGGQPFSVQNLRDVRAVADKYGIRLVLDASLLGENAYLVLQREEEFANSTMEEVISTMTGLADIVYFSARKLSSSRGGGICTNDLSIYRELEALIPLFEGFLTYGGISVREIESMAVGLYETLDETMICQSPKFIEYLVNTLTANGVPMVTPPGVLGAHVDAMQVCSHIPQNEYPAGALAAAFYLISGVRGMERGTVSNQRDEYGNETLADMELLRLAVPRRVFTLSQIKYVADRMTWLYENRNLIGGLKFVYEPPVLRFFMGGLAPIGDWPEKLIAKFREDFGDSL; encoded by the coding sequence GTTTAGAGGCTTTACACGAAGGAGGCTTCAATACGTTCCGTTTAACAACGAAAGACGTATTTCTTGATATGCTTACCGATAGTGGAACTAATGCAATGAGCGATATGCAGCTTTCAGCAATGATGCACGCTGATGATGCTTATGCAGGTTCTCAAAGTTTTGAACGTTTACAAAAAGCTGTGGAAGATGTATTAAGAAAAAAATATCTTCTTCCTGTACACCAAGGACGTGCAGCTGAAAATATTCTTAACTGTGCTTATGTTCGCAAAGGTTCTTTAATTATAACTAATTACCACTTTACAACATTCCTTGCTCACGTTACTCAATATGGAGGAAGAATTGAAGAATTGTTATATCCAGAGGCATATAATATTCAATCAACTCACCCATTTAAGGGTAATATGAATATAGAGAAATTAGTTGAAGTGATAGAGAAATTCACCCCAAAGAATATTCCTTTTATCAGAATGGAGGCTTCAACTAACCTTATTGGAGGTCAACCTTTCTCTGTTCAGAACTTGCGAGATGTAAGAGCAGTAGCAGATAAATATGGTATCAGATTAGTTTTAGATGCAAGTTTATTAGGCGAAAATGCATATCTTGTTCTTCAAAGAGAAGAAGAGTTTGCAAATTCTACAATGGAAGAAGTTATCTCTACGATGACTGGTTTGGCTGACATAGTGTATTTCTCAGCTCGTAAATTAAGTTCTTCTCGTGGTGGTGGTATTTGTACTAATGATTTAAGTATATATAGAGAATTAGAAGCTTTGATTCCTCTATTCGAAGGATTCCTTACTTATGGAGGTATATCTGTTCGTGAAATAGAATCGATGGCTGTTGGTTTGTATGAAACTTTAGATGAAACAATGATTTGTCAGAGTCCTAAGTTTATAGAGTATTTGGTAAATACACTAACAGCTAATGGTGTGCCTATGGTAACACCTCCAGGAGTATTAGGAGCTCACGTAGATGCAATGCAAGTATGTTCGCATATACCTCAAAACGAATATCCAGCAGGAGCTTTAGCTGCAGCGTTCTACCTAATATCAGGTGTTAGAGGTATGGAGCGTGGTACAGTTTCTAATCAGAGAGATGAATACGGTAATGAAACTTTAGCTGATATGGAATTGTTGCGTTTGGCTGTTCCAAGACGTGTATTTACTCTGTCTCAGATTAAATATGTAGCAGACCGTATGACTTGGCTTTATGAAAATCGTAATTTAATTGGTGGACTTAAGTTTGTTTACGAACCACCTGTGTTGCGTTTCTTTATGGGAGGCTTAGCTCCGATAGGTGATTGGCCAGAAAAACTAATAGCTAAATTTAGAGAAGATTTTGGCGATTCACTATAA
- a CDS encoding 5-formyltetrahydrofolate cyclo-ligase (product_source=KO:K01934; cath_funfam=3.40.50.10420; cog=COG0212; ko=KO:K01934; pfam=PF01812; superfamily=100950; tigrfam=TIGR02727), with translation MKREIRKYISNKKKEFNDQLISKSHRIIDILKSNSRINKANNILCYWSMSDEVYTHDFIIELSKSKNIFLPVINNDTLLIRKFTGIEQLKADCKYSILEPDCNSEEESISNIDVVVVPGVAFDKEGGRLGRGKGFYDKLLSDANTYKIGICFDFQILDKVPREEHDVLMNEVISEESEELRVKN, from the coding sequence TTGAAACGCGAGATAAGAAAATATATATCTAATAAGAAAAAAGAGTTTAACGACCAACTAATCAGTAAATCTCATAGAATTATAGATATATTAAAAAGCAATTCAAGAATAAACAAAGCTAATAATATTCTTTGTTATTGGTCTATGAGTGATGAAGTCTACACTCACGACTTCATTATAGAATTATCAAAAAGCAAGAATATATTCTTACCTGTAATTAATAACGACACTTTATTAATTCGCAAATTTACAGGAATAGAACAACTGAAAGCCGACTGTAAATACTCTATCCTCGAACCCGACTGTAATTCAGAAGAAGAATCTATTTCCAACATTGATGTTGTGGTAGTTCCGGGAGTAGCCTTCGACAAAGAAGGCGGCAGATTAGGAAGAGGTAAAGGTTTTTATGACAAACTATTGTCTGATGCAAACACCTACAAAATAGGAATATGTTTCGATTTTCAAATACTCGACAAAGTTCCAAGAGAAGAACACGATGTATTGATGAACGAGGTTATCTCTGAAGAGAGTGAAGAACTAAGAGTGAAGAACTAA
- a CDS encoding quercetin dioxygenase-like cupin family protein (product_source=COG1917; cath_funfam=2.60.120.10; cog=COG1917; pfam=PF07883; superfamily=51182), producing MQSKKFFIAKEEKTYPAGEGATRQFVAYDNDITVVKVMFETGAIGAIHTHPHTQGCYVAKGIFEVEINGEKETLKEGDGFYAEPNIPHGVTCIEEGTLIDIFSPCREDFLKTI from the coding sequence ATGCAAAGTAAAAAGTTTTTCATAGCTAAAGAAGAAAAAACATATCCAGCAGGCGAAGGTGCGACTCGTCAATTTGTAGCTTACGACAATGACATCACTGTTGTAAAAGTAATGTTCGAAACAGGAGCCATAGGGGCAATACACACCCACCCTCATACTCAGGGCTGCTATGTAGCTAAAGGAATTTTTGAAGTAGAAATTAATGGAGAAAAAGAAACCTTAAAAGAAGGTGATGGTTTTTATGCTGAACCTAATATCCCACACGGCGTAACTTGTATTGAAGAAGGAACGCTTATAGACATATTCTCGCCTTGTCGCGAAGATTTTCTTAAAACAATTTAA
- a CDS encoding GntR family transcriptional repressor for pyruvate dehydrogenase complex (product_source=KO:K05799; cath_funfam=1.10.10.10,1.20.120.530; cog=COG2186; ko=KO:K05799; pfam=PF00392,PF07729; smart=SM00345,SM00895; superfamily=46785,48008), whose product MLLKAAENKTNNSEDPVDLIIKQIKEQLSKGLLNPGDKLPSERKLADNFGIGRTHVRTAIKRLEFYGILKTFPQIGTFVAGLDVSDLETLIQDALEIESYDLYSLAETRLILETNVVRLSCKRRTEKDLHKIEFHVNAYEKKINTGIPAIEEDLSFHRQIAEASKNTVLKSMMLIITPDLMTNYRKFWNVCDTPKRSIAAVEHRLLLEYIRNKDEDAAVSMITQHLKGIMEYARSQSLNKIHLQNIEHI is encoded by the coding sequence ATGTTATTGAAAGCCGCAGAAAACAAGACAAACAACTCCGAAGATCCAGTTGATTTAATTATCAAACAAATAAAGGAGCAATTAAGCAAAGGATTGCTAAATCCTGGCGACAAGCTTCCTTCCGAAAGAAAGCTTGCCGATAACTTCGGTATAGGTCGAACTCACGTAAGAACGGCTATTAAACGTTTAGAGTTTTACGGAATACTAAAAACATTTCCACAAATAGGCACCTTTGTTGCCGGACTCGACGTTTCTGATCTTGAAACTCTTATTCAAGATGCTCTCGAAATAGAAAGTTACGATTTGTATTCGCTGGCTGAAACTCGCTTAATATTAGAGACTAATGTTGTAAGACTAAGTTGTAAGCGTCGCACCGAGAAAGATTTGCACAAAATAGAGTTTCACGTTAATGCTTACGAAAAGAAAATAAACACTGGCATTCCCGCCATAGAAGAAGATTTGAGTTTTCACAGACAGATAGCTGAAGCGTCTAAAAATACCGTACTTAAATCAATGATGTTAATTATAACTCCAGACCTTATGACAAATTATCGTAAGTTTTGGAATGTCTGCGATACACCTAAACGTTCTATAGCTGCCGTTGAGCATCGTTTATTATTAGAGTACATAAGAAACAAAGACGAAGATGCTGCCGTAAGTATGATTACTCAACATCTTAAGGGTATAATGGAATATGCTCGCTCTCAATCTCTAAACAAAATACATTTACAAAATATAGAACACATTTAA